The genomic interval CCTTGGCAATATCTACCGAGTGGTCTCCGATGCGCTCGAGGTCGGTAATGGTCTTCAGCACCGTGCCGATGAGGCGCAGGTCGCGTGCCATCGGTTGTTGCAAAGCCAGCAAGCGCAGGCAGTGCATCTCGATGTTCACGTCCATCTCGTCCACTTCATCATCGCGACGAACAATCTCCTTGGCAAGCTCCTCATCGCGATTACATAGGGACTGTACTGCCTGATCCAGCATCTGCTCGACGAAACTGCCCATCTCCAGCAGTTCATTCTGAAGCAGCTGCAACTCCTCATCGAATGCATGGCGTACGACGGTCATGTCTGGAATCTTCTCCTTCTTCTGCGTCGTCGGTTGGGCTTATCACTATATTATATATTATTCCACGCAGAAACAGCAGGAAGGAAGTGCCGCTCAGCGCACAGAGAAGATTCTTCGATCACTCCATGTCCGCCCGAACATATCGGTTGTCCTCACGTGCAAAAGGTAAGTTCCGCGAGGGAGGTTTGCGGGAAGGTTCGCCGCCCACAGATGAGGAGAGTTCATTAAACCAGGCAGCCTCCGTCCGGGCAGGGTGTACTGCTCTTCCAGCTTCTTCATCTGAGCATAAGCTGGGTCGGGTTCCTGCACGCGCGTCATGGTTATCCATTCACCTGTTTCCCCAACGCGCATTTCCACCTTGCACTTCTCCGAGCCGAAGAAGACGTTCACCAGCACGCGCGTGTTAGCCAGCTCCCTTACGGGAACGATGTCAGGGAGGTAGATGTGCATCTGGTAGTCTTCTGGACGGCGGGCGGCTTTGTAGCGGATGGTGTATCGAGTGCCGGCGAAGTCCGCGATCAGATATCCATTGGGCGTGCCATCACGCATGGTGGTGTGCGGGATGCCCAGCGGGTCGGGTACCCCAGTCCACCAGCTACCACACACCGTCACCGCGTTCACGTGATGATGAGGACGTGAGCCCCTCCATCCCTGCTCCGCGGTGAAAAACATGTGCGTCTGGATATGGGTGTGCGCGGAGAAGGACAGCGTGTTCGCGAAAGGCGCCAGTGCATCGAAGAGCTGCTTGCGTTCCGACTCTGGAAGCTGCCAGAGGGGAATGTGCATGAGCAGCACAACGAGGTTACTGCGCGGCACGTATTTGAGGTAGTTGCGCACAAACTCGATCTGCCTGTCTCCCAGTCCCGCTGTGTATCCCTGTCCTTGCCAGTTGACGTCATCCAGCACGATAAAGCTCACCCGCCCGTATTCAAAGGCATAGTATGGCGGTCCGTAGACCCGCTCATAGGTCTCATCGGCGAGATGGTCCTGTTGCCCATCGAAGTTCATGTCATGATTGCCGATGACGGGATACCAAGGGACACCAATCTGGGCAAGCACCCGATTCAACGGCTCGAAGAGGTTTAAGTCATCGAACACGATGTCGCCCAGCACGGTCGCGAAGGTGACATCCTTTACCCCAGCCAGCTCCCGCACGACGTCATGGGCGATGTAACCGACCTCCTGCAGGTCACGAGGTTGCGTATCGCCGAAAACGAGTATTCTGAACTGATCCCGCTCGCGATGCGGCATCAGGGCAAAGTCTACCGACTTGGGCAGATCACCTGTCGGCGGTACGCCTGCATATCGCAACGCTGGAGAACCTTTCGGTTTATGGATGTAGTAAAATTGCGGCAAATTCTGTTCGCTGAGCGGTACCTGCCATCCTCGGGGCTTGATCACGAACAGAATAGTATCGTCGGCGACGGGCAGTTTGTACCGCCCCTGCCTGTCGGTGCGAACGACCTCGCGCTGATTGGATACCAGCACGTTCGCGATGCCGGGCTCTGCC from Bacillota bacterium carries:
- a CDS encoding calcineurin-like phosphoesterase family protein → MRRRLGYVVAVLWLLLALSAQAQKFATGVVFHDVNRNGVRDAAEPGIANVLVSNQREVVRTDRQGRYKLPVADDTILFVIKPRGWQVPLSEQNLPQFYYIHKPKGSPALRYAGVPPTGDLPKSVDFALMPHRERDQFRILVFGDTQPRDLQEVGYIAHDVVRELAGVKDVTFATVLGDIVFDDLNLFEPLNRVLAQIGVPWYPVIGNHDMNFDGQQDHLADETYERVYGPPYYAFEYGRVSFIVLDDVNWQGQGYTAGLGDRQIEFVRNYLKYVPRSNLVVLLMHIPLWQLPESERKQLFDALAPFANTLSFSAHTHIQTHMFFTAEQGWRGSRPHHHVNAVTVCGSWWTGVPDPLGIPHTTMRDGTPNGYLIADFAGTRYTIRYKAARRPEDYQMHIYLPDIVPVRELANTRVLVNVFFGSEKCKVEMRVGETGEWITMTRVQEPDPAYAQMKKLEEQYTLPGRRLPGLMNSPHLWAANLPANLPRGTYLLHVRTTDMFGRTWSDRRIFSVR